Proteins from a single region of Desulfuribacillus stibiiarsenatis:
- a CDS encoding DUF5658 family protein, whose translation MIHQKILFKLLCVYMLSVMDYIITRTALAKGAIEANPILAPIIESPIGMTIKLMAPLIVLAYLWYRRNSNPFRVNYTAAFLVLFYSLVVTWNVSVYVFYLI comes from the coding sequence ATGATTCATCAAAAGATTCTATTCAAGCTATTATGTGTGTATATGTTATCTGTTATGGATTACATAATTACTAGGACAGCACTAGCAAAAGGTGCAATCGAAGCGAATCCAATCCTTGCCCCAATCATTGAAAGTCCAATAGGAATGACAATAAAACTTATGGCTCCATTAATAGTGTTAGCTTACTTATGGTATCGAAGAAACTCGAATCCATTTCGTGTGAACTATACTGCCGCTTTTTTAGTTTTGTTTTATAGCCTAGTCGTAACATGGAATGTATCCGTATATGTCTTTTATTTAATTTAA
- a CDS encoding glutamine--tRNA ligase/YqeY domain fusion protein — translation MSLNNTEIPVNFIQNIITEDLKAAKNNSRVHTRFPPEPNGYLHIGHAKSICLNFGLANANGGLCNLRMDDTNPSKEEEEFVESIKTDVKWLGYDWEDRMYFASDYFEKLYQYAVQLIQAGKAYVCDLSAEQMREYRGTLTEPGKNSPYRDRSVEENLDLFNRMRAGEFASGTKVLRAKIDMTSGNLNMRDPVIYRIMFAHHHRTGDAWCIYPMYDFAHPLSDAIENITHSICTLEFADHRPLYDWLVENVDYSDMADGRPHQYEFARLNLSYTVMSKRKLKLLVEENHVTGWDDPRMPTISGLRRRGYTPESIRDFCERIGVAKASSLVDKALLEHCIREDLNARATRAMAVVKPLKLVLENYPEDQVEFLPIENNPEQEGSGMRNVPFSREIYIEQDDFMEDPPNKFFRLAPGKEVRLKGAYIIKCEEVIKDENGNITELRCTYDPETRSGLPGSARKVKGVLHWVSVLHGIQAEVRLYEDLFTKEQPDMEEEGSDFRANINPDSLAIIQSCIVEPILATATKDDRFQFMRQGYFCIDSVDSKPHQLVFNRIVSLKDSYVKVK, via the coding sequence ATGAGCTTGAATAACACAGAAATACCTGTGAACTTTATTCAAAATATTATAACGGAAGACTTAAAGGCTGCCAAGAATAATAGTCGAGTACATACACGCTTTCCACCAGAACCTAACGGATACTTACATATTGGACATGCTAAATCGATTTGTTTGAACTTTGGTTTAGCGAACGCCAATGGAGGGTTATGCAACTTGCGAATGGATGACACGAATCCTTCCAAAGAGGAAGAGGAATTTGTAGAATCCATTAAGACGGATGTAAAGTGGCTAGGGTATGACTGGGAAGACCGCATGTATTTCGCTTCTGATTATTTCGAAAAGCTATACCAATATGCTGTTCAGTTAATTCAAGCAGGCAAGGCATACGTCTGCGATTTATCAGCAGAACAAATGAGGGAATACCGAGGAACTCTAACGGAACCAGGAAAGAATAGTCCCTATAGAGATCGCTCAGTGGAAGAGAATCTTGACCTGTTTAATCGGATGCGGGCAGGAGAATTTGCCTCTGGAACAAAAGTGCTACGTGCAAAAATTGATATGACATCTGGGAATTTAAACATGCGCGATCCAGTGATTTATCGTATTATGTTTGCCCATCATCATCGCACAGGGGATGCATGGTGTATTTATCCGATGTATGACTTTGCTCATCCGTTATCCGATGCCATAGAGAACATAACACACTCGATATGCACATTGGAATTTGCTGATCACAGACCATTGTACGACTGGTTAGTAGAGAATGTCGATTATTCGGACATGGCTGATGGCCGTCCACATCAATACGAATTTGCGAGATTGAATTTAAGCTACACAGTCATGAGTAAGAGAAAACTAAAACTACTTGTGGAAGAAAATCATGTGACTGGTTGGGATGATCCAAGAATGCCTACGATTTCTGGTCTTCGTAGAAGGGGATATACACCGGAGTCGATTCGCGACTTTTGTGAACGTATTGGTGTTGCCAAAGCGAGTAGTCTAGTGGATAAAGCGCTTCTTGAGCATTGTATTCGTGAGGATTTAAATGCGAGAGCAACTCGCGCCATGGCTGTTGTTAAACCTCTAAAGCTAGTGCTTGAGAATTATCCTGAAGATCAAGTGGAATTCCTGCCAATAGAGAATAATCCTGAGCAGGAAGGATCAGGGATGAGAAACGTACCGTTTTCTAGGGAGATTTATATTGAACAAGATGACTTTATGGAAGACCCGCCGAACAAATTCTTCCGTCTTGCACCAGGAAAAGAAGTGCGTTTAAAAGGTGCCTACATTATTAAGTGTGAAGAAGTCATTAAGGATGAAAACGGAAATATTACGGAACTCCGCTGCACCTATGACCCTGAGACTAGAAGCGGTCTACCTGGTAGTGCGCGCAAGGTCAAAGGTGTGCTCCATTGGGTATCAGTCCTACATGGTATCCAGGCTGAAGTCCGTTTGTATGAAGATTTGTTTACCAAGGAACAGCCAGATATGGAGGAAGAAGGGTCGGATTTCCGTGCCAATATTAACCCGGATTCTTTAGCGATAATACAATCCTGCATCGTAGAACCAATCTTAGCAACAGCGACGAAGGATGACAGATTTCAATTTATGAGACAGGGATATTTTTGCATCGATTCCGTAGACTCGAAACCACATCAGCTAGTCTTTAATCGTATTGTATCCTTGAAGGATAGCTACGTAAAAGTGAAATAG
- a CDS encoding efflux RND transporter periplasmic adaptor subunit has protein sequence MKSNKHSFVMKSSTLLLIAFLSFTIIGCSKDTEAVVDITKPVKTMAVHSEERIVELIYIGIVEAEDIKKLSFGTGGLIEKIYVKKHDTIRPGQLLATVSTKDLQFAVREAKAQVDMANAQYRLALQGAANEDVNQALLAIQKAEDAYDYTFNQLERMRSLYEQGAIPKVELEKVEFEFNLRTTEKAQAEAQLKKVENAVRMEEKEALLAQLERAQVDYEYKSSMLKDAEIHSHSGGYVLDIVAKEGERVGSGHPVILIQNTNQVVTVGVTNRDLQNIKPGLDVSVNANGVHTSGKVISIAANPDPTTRTYAVKIQLQQEKDAYAIGTVVQVKFAIGKEKGIWIPISSIMAEAFDYVYTVDRDIAYKTDVVLGAVMGNEIKVEGLEDGALLVIEGAKRLSHQEQVKLQQ, from the coding sequence ATGAAATCTAATAAACATTCATTTGTTATGAAAAGCAGCACCTTATTATTAATAGCGTTCTTAAGCTTTACTATAATCGGTTGTTCAAAAGATACAGAAGCAGTAGTAGACATAACGAAACCTGTAAAAACGATGGCGGTTCACTCGGAAGAGAGAATTGTGGAACTTATCTATATCGGAATCGTCGAAGCTGAAGATATTAAGAAGCTTAGCTTTGGCACAGGTGGGTTAATCGAAAAGATATATGTAAAGAAACATGATACAATTCGCCCTGGGCAGCTATTAGCAACAGTCAGCACGAAAGACTTGCAGTTCGCTGTACGAGAAGCAAAGGCGCAAGTGGATATGGCGAATGCGCAGTACCGTTTGGCATTGCAAGGGGCAGCAAATGAAGATGTCAATCAAGCCCTACTAGCGATTCAAAAGGCGGAAGATGCTTATGATTATACATTCAATCAGTTAGAGCGAATGAGAAGTCTCTATGAACAAGGGGCAATACCTAAGGTCGAACTAGAGAAAGTGGAGTTTGAATTCAACTTGCGCACGACTGAAAAGGCCCAAGCAGAAGCACAATTGAAAAAGGTAGAAAATGCTGTGCGTATGGAAGAAAAGGAAGCGTTATTAGCGCAATTGGAGCGGGCGCAAGTGGACTATGAATACAAAAGCAGTATGCTAAAAGATGCCGAGATTCATTCCCATAGCGGTGGGTACGTGTTAGATATCGTAGCAAAAGAAGGAGAACGGGTCGGTTCGGGACATCCGGTCATTCTCATACAAAATACGAATCAAGTTGTAACTGTAGGAGTAACGAACCGAGATCTTCAGAACATCAAGCCAGGTCTTGATGTAAGTGTGAATGCCAATGGAGTTCATACATCAGGAAAGGTTATCAGCATAGCGGCAAACCCAGACCCAACCACACGTACTTACGCTGTGAAGATTCAATTGCAGCAAGAAAAGGATGCTTACGCGATCGGAACTGTTGTTCAAGTGAAATTTGCGATTGGAAAAGAAAAAGGGATCTGGATTCCGATTTCCTCCATTATGGCAGAAGCTTTCGATTACGTGTATACCGTAGATCGTGATATCGCGTATAAAACAGACGTTGTGTTAGGTGCTGTTATGGGCAATGAAATTAAGGTAGAAGGTTTAGAAGATGGGGCGTTGCTAGTGATAGAGGGTGCCAAAAGACTTTCACATCAAGAGCAAGTAAAGCTACAACAGTAG
- a CDS encoding heavy metal translocating P-type ATPase, which translates to MKTILKIGGMSCAACVSRIEKRLLKFDGVAEANVNLSTHRATITYDNTKVAPADMIAAIEKMGFTAAPAQLEKITIPIGGMSCAACVNRIEKAVLKLSGVHAVAVNLATHKAVVDYDSSETTYPMIQQKIVSLGFQVFEIERETTEDREQKQREQEMKRLSKDFLFGAILTTIVLIGSLPHMLPGWGDWVPHFLTLPITLLLFTTPVQFFSGWRFYKGAYAALSHGTSDMNVLVAMGTSSAWLYSAAMTLFPDFLTSIGFPYQLYYDVATVITTLILLGRIMEAKAKGKTSEAIRRLMGMQSKTARVIRNDMELDLPIEELVVGDILVVRPGEKIPVDGVIISGRSTIDESMLTGESIPVDKTVDDEVIGATMNKTGSFRFRATKIGKDTMLAQIIQLVEDAQGSKAPIQKIVDKVAAYFVPFVVVTAIASFLLWWIFGPDPSLVFGLTTFIAVLIIACPCALGLATPTAIMVGTGKGAENGILIKDAHSLEMAHKINTVVLDKTGTITVGEPSLTDIILNTMIPESDITLDENQFLRLVASIETASEHPLGQSIVKAAKERGLDLLEPETFEAIPGQGLQATVLDNHILIGNQRLMEANEVRFPEELLSSSDQLASEGKTPMYIAINNHPTGVIAVADTVKENSYRAIQSLQRQGIEVIMLTGDNQRTAAAIAKQVGITRLFAEVLPEHKSLKVKELQDNGKIVAMVGDGINDAPALAQANVGIAIGTGTDVAMEASDVTLISGDLRGVPTAIQLSKATMRMIWQNLFWAFAYNIILIPVAAGILWPVWGVLMNPMLAAAAMAFSSVSVVMNTMRLRLFKPVRELV; encoded by the coding sequence ATGAAGACTATATTAAAAATTGGTGGGATGTCTTGCGCTGCTTGTGTCAGTAGAATAGAAAAGCGTTTGTTAAAATTCGATGGTGTTGCAGAAGCAAATGTGAACTTGAGTACTCATCGCGCTACGATTACCTATGACAATACAAAAGTGGCACCAGCAGACATGATAGCTGCGATTGAAAAGATGGGATTTACTGCAGCTCCCGCCCAATTGGAGAAAATCACGATTCCGATTGGTGGAATGTCTTGTGCTGCTTGCGTGAATCGCATAGAAAAAGCAGTTCTAAAGCTTAGTGGTGTACACGCGGTCGCGGTAAATCTAGCAACACACAAAGCTGTGGTCGATTACGACAGCAGTGAAACCACATACCCTATGATTCAACAAAAGATTGTGTCTTTGGGCTTTCAAGTGTTTGAAATTGAACGCGAAACTACAGAAGACCGAGAACAGAAACAACGAGAACAAGAGATGAAAAGACTTAGCAAAGATTTCTTGTTTGGCGCGATTCTAACTACAATTGTATTAATCGGCTCTTTACCGCACATGCTGCCAGGTTGGGGCGATTGGGTTCCACATTTCTTAACTTTACCAATAACGTTGTTACTGTTTACAACACCTGTGCAATTCTTTTCCGGTTGGCGTTTTTATAAAGGAGCTTATGCTGCTTTATCTCATGGCACAAGCGATATGAATGTACTTGTGGCGATGGGAACAAGTTCTGCGTGGTTGTATAGTGCTGCCATGACACTTTTCCCTGACTTTTTAACATCGATTGGCTTCCCTTACCAGTTGTACTATGACGTAGCGACAGTTATCACTACATTAATCTTGCTAGGTAGAATTATGGAAGCTAAGGCCAAGGGAAAGACTTCCGAGGCAATCCGCAGGCTGATGGGTATGCAATCGAAAACGGCTCGAGTGATCCGCAACGATATGGAGCTTGACTTACCTATTGAAGAGTTAGTTGTAGGAGATATCTTGGTTGTCCGTCCCGGTGAAAAAATACCTGTTGATGGCGTAATCATTAGTGGTCGCTCGACAATTGACGAATCGATGTTAACAGGCGAAAGCATCCCAGTAGATAAGACTGTCGATGATGAGGTCATAGGTGCTACTATGAACAAAACAGGCTCTTTCCGTTTCCGCGCCACGAAAATTGGTAAAGATACAATGCTTGCACAAATCATTCAATTAGTCGAGGATGCCCAAGGCTCTAAAGCGCCTATCCAAAAAATTGTAGATAAGGTTGCCGCTTATTTTGTTCCTTTTGTAGTGGTTACTGCTATTGCAAGCTTCTTATTATGGTGGATTTTCGGACCAGATCCTTCATTGGTGTTTGGCCTTACGACCTTTATAGCAGTTCTGATTATTGCATGCCCTTGTGCTCTAGGCCTAGCTACTCCAACTGCAATTATGGTTGGTACAGGGAAAGGCGCAGAGAATGGAATCCTCATTAAAGATGCACATAGTCTTGAAATGGCCCATAAAATCAATACCGTCGTACTAGATAAGACAGGTACAATAACTGTAGGAGAGCCATCGTTAACAGATATAATTCTTAATACTATGATTCCAGAAAGCGATATTACTTTAGACGAAAATCAATTCTTGCGCTTAGTAGCTTCTATCGAGACAGCTTCTGAGCATCCTCTAGGGCAATCCATTGTTAAAGCTGCCAAAGAACGCGGATTAGATTTGCTAGAACCTGAGACGTTCGAAGCAATTCCTGGGCAAGGACTACAAGCTACAGTTTTAGATAATCATATTTTAATTGGAAACCAACGACTAATGGAAGCAAACGAAGTAAGATTCCCAGAAGAGTTATTATCGTCTTCTGATCAGTTAGCCTCCGAAGGTAAGACTCCTATGTACATTGCAATCAACAATCACCCAACAGGGGTAATTGCTGTAGCAGATACCGTGAAAGAGAATTCATACCGTGCGATTCAAAGTCTACAACGTCAAGGGATAGAAGTAATCATGCTAACTGGCGATAATCAAAGAACAGCAGCGGCTATTGCGAAGCAAGTTGGGATAACGCGACTGTTTGCCGAGGTACTTCCCGAGCACAAGTCTCTAAAAGTGAAAGAGCTACAGGATAATGGGAAAATCGTGGCAATGGTAGGTGATGGCATTAACGATGCACCAGCTTTAGCCCAAGCGAATGTAGGGATAGCCATTGGAACTGGTACTGATGTAGCAATGGAAGCTTCCGATGTAACGCTGATTTCCGGTGATTTACGGGGTGTGCCAACAGCTATTCAGTTGTCGAAGGCAACAATGCGGATGATTTGGCAGAATCTATTCTGGGCGTTCGCTTATAACATCATTTTAATCCCTGTAGCTGCTGGAATCCTATGGCCAGTCTGGGGTGTCCTCATGAATCCTATGCTCGCAGCTGCAGCGATGGCCTTTAGTTCTGTTTCTGTCGTTATGAATACGATGCGTTTGCGTTTATTTAAGCCAGTGCGGGAATTAGTATAA
- a CDS encoding endonuclease III domain-containing protein — MVPNQSTELSLIPSTYDRLLYHYGHLNWWPADSPFEVMVGAILTQNTSWQNVEKAIHNLRPYLKPEIIIAMEDSQLAELIRPSGFFTVKTRRLKNFLAWFLTHKFSIDVLQKMDIADLRHQLLSINGIGKETADSIILYAVNKPIFVIDAYSRRIFDRLGMDVPKDYDAFRELFENQLEVNHNIYNEYHALIVEHAKQFCRKKPLCSSCFFNDCQYRNTVNL, encoded by the coding sequence ATGGTGCCGAATCAATCTACAGAATTATCACTCATCCCATCAACCTATGACCGACTTTTATACCACTATGGACACTTAAATTGGTGGCCTGCCGATTCCCCTTTCGAAGTGATGGTTGGTGCAATCTTAACCCAAAACACGTCATGGCAAAATGTAGAGAAAGCAATACATAATCTCCGACCTTACTTAAAACCAGAGATAATAATTGCTATGGAAGATTCTCAGCTAGCAGAATTAATCCGTCCTAGCGGTTTTTTTACAGTGAAAACGCGAAGGTTAAAAAACTTTTTAGCGTGGTTCCTGACACATAAGTTTTCTATTGATGTTCTACAAAAGATGGACATTGCTGATTTACGCCATCAGTTGTTGTCCATTAACGGCATAGGCAAAGAAACTGCCGATTCTATCATTTTATATGCTGTGAATAAACCCATCTTCGTCATCGATGCTTACTCACGACGAATTTTTGACCGCTTGGGCATGGATGTCCCTAAAGATTATGATGCTTTTCGTGAGTTGTTTGAAAATCAATTAGAAGTCAACCACAATATCTACAACGAATATCATGCATTGATCGTTGAACATGCCAAACAATTTTGCCGAAAGAAACCATTATGTAGTAGTTGCTTTTTTAATGATTGTCAATATAGAAATACTGTTAATCTTTAG
- a CDS encoding metal-sensitive transcriptional regulator yields the protein MTQSKDSLKSNHTNEMKESLINRLNRIEGQIRGVKGLIEKDVYCDDVLNQIASIQAALNGVGKLLIENHMKTCVTRRIQQGDLEVIPELVKTVSKLMK from the coding sequence ATGACCCAATCAAAAGATTCTCTCAAAAGTAATCATACAAATGAAATGAAAGAAAGTTTAATTAACAGATTAAATCGTATAGAAGGACAAATTCGTGGAGTCAAAGGTTTAATTGAGAAAGATGTATATTGTGATGATGTCTTGAATCAAATAGCCTCCATTCAAGCAGCCCTAAATGGAGTCGGGAAATTGTTAATAGAAAATCATATGAAAACGTGCGTAACTCGAAGAATACAGCAAGGAGATTTAGAAGTTATTCCTGAATTAGTAAAAACGGTTAGTAAACTAATGAAATAA
- the rarD gene encoding EamA family transporter RarD yields the protein MDAQSSCEVVKEQRLGVMYAVLAYVLWGVLPLYWKMLDYIPTGEILAHRVFWSCVFMFGVIAVFKLWNPLKEVVVVRRKRISIFFCAIFISINWFTYIGAVNSDQLVEASFGYFITPIFSVLLAVVVLKERLNFWQGVALGLVCIGVLVMIFQYGRMPWMALVLASSFAMYGLIKKKANIDSIVGLTIETAYVTPIAILYLLVLQVTGKQSFHMAIDSTNLLLIGAGAATALPLIYFAQAAKRASLATLGFTQYLAPSISLGIGVLLFKEPFTLIHGISFGFIWCALFFYSFAKAEWMLRVRNQIFATFLRKTVAVPPIVAQQVVQPVVGQQIIVQSADSIKQIAD from the coding sequence ATGGATGCGCAGTCATCATGTGAAGTTGTGAAAGAGCAACGACTAGGGGTTATGTACGCTGTATTAGCCTATGTGCTTTGGGGTGTTCTTCCACTATATTGGAAGATGCTAGATTACATTCCAACGGGCGAGATTTTAGCACATCGCGTGTTTTGGTCGTGTGTGTTCATGTTTGGAGTCATTGCTGTATTTAAGCTGTGGAATCCATTGAAAGAAGTAGTTGTGGTTCGAAGAAAAAGAATATCAATATTTTTCTGCGCCATTTTTATAAGTATAAACTGGTTCACATATATAGGGGCAGTAAATAGTGACCAATTAGTAGAAGCTAGTTTTGGTTATTTTATCACGCCTATTTTTAGTGTACTTCTTGCAGTTGTCGTCCTAAAGGAGCGTTTGAATTTCTGGCAAGGCGTTGCATTGGGACTAGTTTGTATAGGGGTATTGGTTATGATTTTTCAATATGGAAGAATGCCTTGGATGGCATTAGTCTTAGCATCGTCTTTTGCAATGTATGGATTAATTAAGAAAAAGGCAAATATTGACTCTATTGTTGGGTTAACAATTGAAACGGCGTATGTTACGCCAATTGCAATCTTATATTTATTAGTCTTACAAGTAACGGGGAAACAATCGTTTCATATGGCAATTGACTCTACGAATCTACTATTAATAGGTGCAGGGGCTGCCACGGCGTTACCACTTATATATTTTGCACAAGCGGCAAAACGGGCGTCTTTAGCAACCCTTGGTTTTACTCAGTATCTTGCTCCGTCGATAAGCCTAGGTATTGGAGTGCTTCTTTTTAAAGAGCCGTTTACATTAATCCATGGAATTAGCTTTGGCTTTATATGGTGCGCCCTATTCTTCTATAGCTTTGCGAAGGCAGAATGGATGCTACGTGTAAGAAATCAAATATTTGCGACATTTCTTAGGAAGACAGTAGCAGTGCCGCCGATAGTGGCGCAACAAGTTGTGCAACCAGTAGTGGGACAACAAATAATTGTACAGTCAGCAGACTCTATTAAGCAAATTGCAGACTAA
- a CDS encoding efflux RND transporter permease subunit, with translation MLQTAIRAVIQYRKITMFTVVALAIFGMYSYYVTPKQEAPEINVPIAVITTIYPGATPEDVETLITRKIEDEISTINGYDYSESTSKEGVSAIAMRLSQDADIDKAWTDLRQKMNDLQSKLPTGAKEIQINTELSDSAGIILSVSSNQYTQQELVYYGELMKQELQKVSGISRFEIIGEQAREIQVVVDLAQLQYLPLSLKDIAASLQAQNTELPSGKIEDGTHKINVNTPPTFETIEDIGNTILLVSRENGSVVRLKDIAEIHYVQSEDDPNATHNGEQAILLAGYFKNNKNIVDVGAEIDQQLVKFQSKLPLDITVSYVLNQPKDVHKSVNQFVLNLLQGMAFVIFVVFVGMGIRNAVIVTAAIPLSILITLSAMNVLDIQIHQISITALIIGLGMLVDNAIVVSDTIQVRLDEGQERLQACIDGVREVAMPIFTSTLTTIGAFIPLLVLPSVAGEYIKSLPQIVMIALIASYVVALFVTPVMAFLFFKKSVEAERRHLIRGIFAGTLKLGMRWKTTTFVILILATVGAGLLVTTLGLQFFPKADKNIIHIDITAERTSDVQLTQSIVNQVEDILQNYTEVASYTTVVGGGLPKFYNTLPVYTASQSVAQILVEVDLHESTFKRNTHLVNELQRAVDAQVTGGTALVKELEQGEPIGAPVRLRVYGDDMDQLYEVALQIQNLLKDIDGTTNIDNDFPKKVYEFQVDVNNQQASIMGVSKYDIQREIHYALRGTEATLLKQQGNEYPIIVKGNIESLSDLEGLFIPSSITGQKFMVRDMADVKLQASVPAIRKYDREISLTIYSDVITGYSPVTIQEQLQAKLGTIEAKGVGIVFDGEREKIQENFGDIGYSALFAVLLIYGVLLLQFNSFSQPFIILLTIPLSAIGSIVGLYLFQQPLSFTAMLGIVSLFGIVVNNAIVLLDYINKEREMNIEIEQACYDAVIKRFRPIMLSTITTTMGIMPLVFSGSELFRPLAISIMCGLLVSTILTLVVVPVFYALTQGNLKGQKQQNAILSSSAEMLSK, from the coding sequence ATGCTTCAAACAGCGATTCGGGCAGTCATTCAATATAGGAAAATTACGATGTTCACCGTTGTCGCCTTAGCGATTTTTGGAATGTATAGCTATTACGTGACTCCTAAACAAGAAGCACCAGAAATCAACGTGCCAATAGCTGTGATTACAACAATCTATCCTGGTGCAACTCCTGAGGATGTTGAAACCTTAATCACACGCAAAATAGAAGACGAGATCTCAACAATCAACGGTTACGATTATTCGGAGTCAACATCGAAGGAAGGCGTATCTGCAATAGCGATGCGTCTCAGCCAAGATGCGGATATAGATAAAGCGTGGACAGATTTGCGACAGAAAATGAATGATCTTCAAAGCAAACTTCCTACAGGTGCGAAAGAAATTCAAATTAACACAGAACTATCAGATTCCGCAGGTATTATTCTCAGTGTATCTAGCAATCAATATACACAACAGGAATTAGTGTATTATGGAGAGTTAATGAAACAGGAGTTGCAAAAGGTATCGGGGATCTCAAGGTTCGAAATTATCGGTGAACAGGCCAGAGAAATTCAGGTAGTTGTTGATTTGGCACAATTGCAATACTTGCCACTTTCTCTAAAGGATATTGCCGCCTCCTTACAGGCGCAAAACACAGAATTACCTTCAGGGAAAATTGAAGACGGAACACATAAAATTAACGTCAATACACCTCCAACTTTTGAAACGATAGAAGATATAGGCAATACGATTCTGTTAGTATCAAGGGAAAATGGCTCTGTCGTACGATTGAAAGATATTGCAGAGATCCATTATGTGCAATCTGAAGACGATCCCAATGCAACTCACAATGGTGAACAAGCGATTCTGTTAGCTGGTTATTTTAAAAACAACAAAAACATTGTCGATGTTGGTGCGGAAATCGATCAGCAATTAGTGAAATTTCAGTCCAAGCTACCATTGGATATAACGGTTTCCTATGTCCTCAATCAACCGAAGGATGTTCATAAATCAGTCAATCAATTTGTGCTTAACTTATTACAAGGGATGGCGTTTGTGATTTTTGTAGTATTCGTGGGTATGGGAATCAGGAATGCCGTCATTGTAACGGCAGCTATCCCATTGTCGATTTTGATTACCCTGAGTGCGATGAATGTATTAGACATTCAAATTCATCAAATTTCTATAACAGCCCTCATCATTGGACTAGGAATGTTAGTAGATAATGCAATTGTTGTCAGTGATACGATTCAAGTCCGTCTAGATGAAGGACAAGAACGTCTTCAGGCTTGCATAGATGGCGTAAGGGAAGTAGCAATGCCAATCTTTACATCAACACTTACGACAATTGGCGCGTTTATACCACTGCTTGTACTACCTTCCGTTGCTGGAGAATATATTAAAAGCCTTCCGCAGATTGTTATGATAGCGCTTATTGCATCCTATGTTGTGGCTTTATTCGTAACTCCTGTCATGGCGTTTTTATTTTTCAAGAAGAGTGTGGAGGCAGAAAGGCGTCATCTCATTCGTGGTATTTTCGCAGGGACATTAAAGCTCGGTATGCGCTGGAAAACAACGACGTTTGTTATTTTGATTCTAGCCACAGTCGGCGCTGGACTTTTAGTGACGACACTAGGGTTGCAATTTTTCCCGAAAGCCGATAAGAATATTATCCACATTGATATTACTGCTGAACGCACAAGTGATGTACAATTAACGCAATCGATAGTTAATCAAGTAGAAGATATCCTGCAAAACTATACAGAGGTCGCTAGTTATACGACTGTAGTGGGTGGCGGTCTGCCAAAATTTTATAATACTCTTCCGGTGTATACTGCGTCGCAAAGTGTTGCACAGATCCTGGTGGAAGTTGATTTGCATGAGAGTACTTTCAAACGCAACACACACTTAGTCAACGAACTTCAACGTGCTGTTGATGCCCAAGTAACAGGTGGCACAGCATTGGTTAAGGAACTAGAGCAGGGTGAGCCTATTGGCGCACCAGTAAGATTGAGAGTATATGGCGATGATATGGATCAGTTATATGAAGTAGCTCTACAAATCCAGAATCTCCTGAAAGATATTGATGGAACTACGAATATTGATAACGACTTTCCGAAAAAAGTCTATGAGTTTCAAGTAGATGTCAACAATCAGCAAGCAAGCATCATGGGAGTTTCGAAATATGATATTCAAAGAGAGATTCATTACGCGTTGCGTGGAACAGAAGCTACGCTTCTAAAGCAACAAGGAAATGAATACCCGATTATCGTAAAGGGAAATATTGAATCTTTATCGGATTTAGAAGGACTGTTCATACCATCATCGATTACAGGTCAGAAATTCATGGTAAGAGATATGGCTGACGTGAAACTTCAAGCTTCAGTCCCAGCAATTCGCAAATATGATCGAGAAATTTCGTTAACAATATACAGTGATGTGATTACTGGGTATAGCCCTGTTACAATTCAAGAGCAGCTTCAAGCAAAGCTCGGTACAATTGAGGCAAAAGGCGTCGGGATTGTATTTGATGGAGAGCGTGAAAAGATTCAGGAAAACTTCGGGGACATTGGGTATTCTGCATTGTTCGCAGTCCTGTTGATTTATGGAGTATTGCTATTGCAATTTAACTCGTTTAGTCAGCCGTTTATCATCTTACTTACGATTCCACTATCAGCGATTGGGTCGATTGTTGGCTTATACCTCTTCCAACAGCCGTTGTCATTTACAGCGATGCTAGGAATTGTGAGTTTATTTGGGATTGTAGTCAATAATGCGATCGTATTACTAGACTATATTAATAAGGAACGCGAAATGAATATTGAAATTGAACAAGCTTGTTATGATGCTGTTATTAAGCGCTTCCGACCGATTATGTTGAGTACGATTACGACAACCATGGGAATTATGCCTCTCGTATTTTCAGGGAGCGAATTGTTTCGTCCGCTGGCAATCTCAATCATGTGCGGTTTATTGGTCTCAACGATTCTAACGTTAGTAGTCGTGCCTGTCTTCTATGCACTTACACAAGGCAACTTGAAAGGGCAAAAACAACAAAATGCAATATTGTCGAGTTCTGCGGAGATGCTAAGTAAATAA